Genomic DNA from Macadamia integrifolia cultivar HAES 741 chromosome 6, SCU_Mint_v3, whole genome shotgun sequence:
GTTTTGGTGAATGGGGATGTTGAGAGCAGATAAGCCTTTCTAAGTATTTTTCCACAGCTGGCTGCTGTTTTCCAGTAGAGCTTTTTCCAAATGGAGATATTGAAAAGACATCGCAGTCTATCAGTTTCCTCTTGCAGACATTTCGCCGTCAATTTCTCATTATCTTTCCATTCCTTGCCATCATCCCCATCAGATCAAAACCCTCCGAATGAAACCTTAATCTCATCTGTTGTTTCGATCCTTAAAGAGCAGCGCTCAAAGAGCCGATGGAACTTCATTAAATCCCTCTATCCTGATGGTTTCTCCCCTAGAGAGGTTTCTCAAATTATCCTCCATATCAGAAACAATCCCCGTCTTGCCCTCCGGTTCTTTCTCTGGTCAGAGAGGTCGATTTGTACTCATGACTTACTCTCTTACTCCACCATCATTCATATACTTGCTAGAGCTCGCCTCAAAACCCAAGCACAATCCTTAATCCAGACTGCCATTCGAGTATCTGAAGTCGACAACTTTGATGACCCAGAAATTTCGTCAAAGCCTCCTAAGATCTTTGAAACCCTTGTGAAGACATACAGGTCTTGTGATTCGGCTCCTTTCGTTTTTGATTTGCTGATCAGGGCATGCTTGCAGGCGAGGAAAATTGATCGAGCAACTGCGATTGTTTGGCTGTTACGTTCCCGTGGGATTTATCCTACAATCAGCACCTGTAATTTGTTGATCCGGTCGGTTTCCCAATTAAAAGGGTGTGATGCTGGCTATGCATTTTACAGGGAGATCTTTGGGTTTGATGATGAAATTAGGGGTAAATTAAAGGTTACTGTTCGTCCAAATGTGCAGACTTTCAATACATTGATGCTTTCCTTCTATCAAGGTGGGATGACAGAGAAGGTACAAGAGTTATGGGTTGAAATGGTTGAGTTCAATTGTTCTCCAAATGTATTTTCTTATAGTGCTTTAATGGCGGCATTTTGTGATGAAGGCAAGATGACAGAAGCTCTAGCTCTCAAATTATGGGAAGAAATGCGGACAAAACAAATTGATCCTGATGTTACTGCTTATAACACACTTATTGGTGGTTTCTGCAAAATTGGGCAAACGGAAAGGGCAGAACAAATTTTCCGAGATATGggattgaatgaaattgaagcAACTTGTCTAACTTATGAGCATCTGATTAAAGGATACTGTGAAATTGGGGATATCAATTCTTCAGTCCTTTTATATAAGGATATGTGCAGGAAAGATTTCAGGCCAGAGGCTTCCACGATCGATAAAGTGGTACAAGTGATGTGTTGTGGTGGTCGGGTCAATGAAGGTTTGAATTTTCTGAGGAATGCCATGAAAAGGCAAGATTTTTTTCCAGGTATAAAGAGCTATGAACTTCTAATAAGAGAGTTATGTAAAGAAGGTGAAATGGAAGAAGCATTGCAACTGCAATTAGAGATGGTGGGGAAAGGTTTTCAACCAAATTCAGAGATCTATGGATTTTTCATTGAGGGATACAAGGAACAGGGTAATGAGGAAAAAGCAAGAGATTTgatgaaggagatggttgaaaTTGGACTGCAGCGGCAATTGGATTAAGTTTTCTCAGCTCTTTTTTATTTGGGTTGCCGGGTTGGCTACTTCTTACTCAAGTCTTGCTGGGTTGGTTACTTCACAGTCTTGCTTGGTTGGCTACTTCTTACTCCAACTGATCCAACCTTCCAAGACAAAGTTTGGGAATTCATGTAACAGGGTTCTCGTTTTACTCTCTGGTCTAgattgggatttttctttttaataatttttaaagaaaaaaaatgttgtttggTCGTGTGGCCCTTGCGCCTAGACACCAGAAGGGACAAAATTAATGCTTCATCCACCATAGTTCTCATTGGTCCCGTGTTGGTGTTAAGGATATATAGCCAGTCAGTGAtattttgccattttttttttttacaaattttgtgtaaaagtgtaattgTTCAAGCTTCTTGTATATTGGTGTACATCGGGTTGTGCAATTGTGCCATTAGCAAGAATAAATCTTGACACGAATGTATTCCATATAATTGCAGCTTTTGTCCAAACATGTAAAATGCAAGAAATGATCACTTCGTGGAAATCTTTGCCCTAAATGAATCAAGGGTGTTGTaataaaaaattgggaaaagaaTCGTCACAACAATAGTACTATTTTCTTCTCACATCAAGCTCTTAACTATTTTCTCTCCTGCTCTGACCATGTAAGTTCCATATGGATAATAACATTCTCTGCGTTGCAAATACTGAAATGTGCAGATTCCTCCTGACATTGGGTTCATCAAACCTCTCCTTATGCATTTTCAGTTACACCAGTTAGTGGCAGATACATGATAATGTAACTAAGCTGTTTTTATTTCTcaaataaaatccaaaacctgtaggttttgtttggttgcaagaaaagtaaaagaaagtgtgattgtttttgaaaagaaaaaatcaagttCTGTTATCACGTAATCTACTTATAATTTTTACCATATGTGATAAATATACTTTTTAATATAATTCAttactaaagaaaaaaagaagacttacaactcttagagagagagagagagagagagaaatacaacaaaatcaaCCCTCAAAAGAGGATT
This window encodes:
- the LOC122081265 gene encoding pentatricopeptide repeat-containing protein At2g15980, with amino-acid sequence MEILKRHRSLSVSSCRHFAVNFSLSFHSLPSSPSDQNPPNETLISSVVSILKEQRSKSRWNFIKSLYPDGFSPREVSQIILHIRNNPRLALRFFLWSERSICTHDLLSYSTIIHILARARLKTQAQSLIQTAIRVSEVDNFDDPEISSKPPKIFETLVKTYRSCDSAPFVFDLLIRACLQARKIDRATAIVWLLRSRGIYPTISTCNLLIRSVSQLKGCDAGYAFYREIFGFDDEIRGKLKVTVRPNVQTFNTLMLSFYQGGMTEKVQELWVEMVEFNCSPNVFSYSALMAAFCDEGKMTEALALKLWEEMRTKQIDPDVTAYNTLIGGFCKIGQTERAEQIFRDMGLNEIEATCLTYEHLIKGYCEIGDINSSVLLYKDMCRKDFRPEASTIDKVVQVMCCGGRVNEGLNFLRNAMKRQDFFPGIKSYELLIRELCKEGEMEEALQLQLEMVGKGFQPNSEIYGFFIEGYKEQGNEEKARDLMKEMVEIGLQRQLD